A DNA window from Lachancea thermotolerans CBS 6340 chromosome G complete sequence contains the following coding sequences:
- the URH1 gene encoding trifunctional uridine nucleosidase/nicotinamide riboside hydrolase/nicotinic acid riboside hydrolase (similar to uniprot|Q04179 YDR400W Saccharomyces cerevisiae URH1 uridine nucleosidase (uridine ribohydrolase)) codes for MTIDQTPSFDRIPIWLDCDPGHDDAVGVLMGAFLPQFELLGISASYGNAPPKKTAYNTLSLLTAMGKTRDIPVYAGAQKPWVREARYAPDIHGESGLDGTTLLPIPDVPLCTDVSYLCAMEKAIEAHAGRISVVSTGSLTSVATLLDQRPHLKPKIKFISIMGGGIHQGNSNMNGTAEFNIWIDPQAANSLFRDPAVNHKCILVPLDLTHKAIATKSVEERVLGDGSSNLRKLFYELFLFFAKTYENAQGFETGPPVHDPLTLMPLLQFYGLKSPRDVGFVYKRLDLLVVEDESDQNLGQTKVLSEYSSESSRGAIVGFELNIDYFWGQFLSALDSASINSPL; via the coding sequence ATGACTATAGACCAGACTCCAAGCTTTGATAGAATCCCAATCTGGTTGGACTGTGATCCGGGCCACGACGACGCCGTTGGTGTCCTGATGGGAGCGTTTCTCCCACAGTTCGAGCTACTTGGGATCAGCGCATCCTACGGAAACGCGCCACCGAAAAAGACAGCCTACAACACGCTCTCGCTGCTAACTGCGATGGGAAAAACTCGAGACATCCCAGTTTATGCTGGAGCTCAGAAGCCTTGGGTGCGGGAGGCCAGATACGCACCGGACATACACGGCGAGTCTGGTCTTGACGGAACTACTTTACTACCGATCCCAGATGTCCCGCTTTGCACTGACGTGAGTTATCTATGCGCCATGGAAAAAGCCATTGAGGCTCACGCGGGACGCATCTCTGTCGTCTCAACGGGGTCGTTGACCTCAGTCGCGACGCTCCTTGATCAGAGGCCGCACTTGAAaccaaaaataaagttcaTCAGCATAATGGGCGGAGGAATCCACCAGGGTAACAGCAACATGAACGGCACAGCGGAGTTCAATATATGGATTGATCCCCAAGCAGCAAACTCGCTTTTCAGAGACCCTGCTGTCAACCACAAATGCATTCTAGTGCCATTAGATTTGACTCACAAAGCTATTGCAACTAAGTCCGTCGAAGAAAGAGTCTTGGGTGATGGGTCATCGAACCTGAGAAAGCTGTTCTAcgagctctttctcttttttgccaagacGTATGAAAATGCTCAGGGGTTTGAGACAGGTCCTCCTGTGCACGACCCGCTGACTTTAATGCCCCTTTTACAATTCTATGGTTTAAAAAGTCCAAGAGATGTTGGTTTTGTTTACAAACGCTTGGATTTGCtcgttgttgaagatgagagtGACCAGAATTTGGGCCAAaccaaggttttgagcgAATACAGCTCCGAATCGTCACGAGGAGCCATTGTAGGGTTTGAACTCAACATTGACTACTTCTGGGGCCAGTTCCTTTCCGCGCTAGACAGCGCCTCCATAAATTCTCCATTATAA
- the DIT1 gene encoding Dit1p (similar to uniprot|P21623 YDR403W Saccharomyces cerevisiae DIT1 Sporulation-specific enzyme required for spore wall maturation involved in the production of a soluble LL-dityrosine-containing precursor) — MKNTEDTSSDESATCYKTEDLSTYSKVLCLYTREPDSYQLYAIEDKQSACFSQRWEKFLELLKHTVSREIGTSGISERTIEAEAAVEFTCLQGVPIKVTELRRNDEGQTRGIITIIENENDFSHWMISHILEQTRMDLDEKPAVGHGKLYAEMFTDYFAQNLKNTTKNDQWGEGGREYFLEKTRYFTDRFLKIECILPAFPCKSSNIEKVHGVFPDKGEELALRRLAAATQEVRKFYPPGMKIWIVSDGHVFSDCIGVDDDVVDEYTDRLHGFYQNLAVPGNDAIGFAGLKELFFTGETVLDFDEEMVSDIELPHYTGSKICENSELSRRILMKGFDTDDGSLRKQILIPGHPRLHLFRGFSKFMIDDLSHLAHFKNVSRKCFKKVVSKVAFEMIKRNDAYSNLVELLFPHHMRFSIHAHTNSGPKFGVKIISGNQCRTVKSLESLDEPSFEDLLHIPTPWHNCVIKLGDAYYLTKSKVVFEAITSGLYEGQWKEGGEQKNLGGHFVLKKKMHVQKQM; from the coding sequence ATGAAGAATACCGAAGATACCTCAAGTGACGAAAGCGCCACCTGTTATAAAACAGAAGACTTGTCCACATACAGTAAGGTGCTGTGTCTGTACACTAGGGAACCTGATTCCTATCAACTGTATGCCATAGAAGATAAACAAAGTGCTTGCTTTTCCCAAAGGTGGGAGAAAttccttgagcttttgaagcataCGGTCAGCAGAGAAATTGGGACCTCAGGCATATCCGAGCGTACTATTGAGGCGGAGGCGGCTGTTGAATTTACGTGTCTTCAGGGAGTACCAATAAAGGTAACAGAGTTACGTCGTAACGATGAAGGACAAACTCGGGGTATCATTACCATAATCGAAAACGAGAATGACTTTAGTCATTGGATGATTTCTCATATTTTGGAGCAAACCAGAATGGATCTCGACGAGAAACCCGCGGTAGGGCATGGTAAGCTCTATGCTGAAATGTTCACGGACTATTTTGCTCAgaatctcaaaaacacaacaaaaaatgatCAATGGGGGGAAGGCGGACGCGAATATTTccttgaaaaaacaaggtATTTTACCGAcagattcttgaaaatagaGTGTATTCTACCAGCATTTCCTTGCAAGTCTTCCAACATTGAAAAGGTACATGGTGTCTTCCCTGATAAAGGCGAGGAGTTGGCGCTCAGAAGATTAGCTGCTGCCACGCAGGAGGTGCGCAAATTTTATCCTCCTGGGATGAAGATTTGGATAGTCAGTGACGGCCACGTTTTCAGCGATTGCATTGGTGTGGATGACGACGTTGTTGATGAATACACTGATCGGCTGCACggattttatcaaaatttggCTGTTCCCGGAAATGATGCCATTGGCTTTGCGGGgctgaaagagctcttctttaCAGGCGAAACTGTGTTGGATTTTGACGAAGAAATGGTGTCAGACATCGAGCTCCCTCATTACACAGGCTCGAAGATTTGCGAAAACTCTGAACTATCCAGAAGAATCCTTATGAAGGGGTTTGATACTGATGATGGTAGTTTGAGAAAACAAATCCTTATTCCAGGGCACCCAAGATTGCACTTGTTTAgaggcttttcaaagttcatGATCGACGACCTCTCTCACTTGGCacatttcaaaaatgtttcaagaaagtgtttcaaaaaagtggTCTCCAAGGTGGCATTCGAAATGATCAAGAGGAACGATGCCTACTCAAACCTTGTGgaacttttgtttccaCACCACATGCGCTTCTCTATCCACGCGCACACTAATTCAGGCCCAAAGTTCGGAGTAAAAATAATTTCGGGTAACCAGTGCAGAACTGTCAAGTCTTTAGAAAGTCTAGACGAGCCGTCCTTCGAGGATTTGCTACACATCCCAACGCCATGGCACAACTGCGTCATAAAACTAGGAGACGCGTATTATCTGACAAAATCGAAAgttgtctttgaagctaTTACAAGCGGTCTGTATGAAGGGCAGTGGAAAGAAGGTGGAGAACAGAAAAACCTTGGAGGGCActttgtcttgaaaaagaaaatgcaTGTCCAAAAGCAGATGTAA
- the RPB7 gene encoding DNA-directed RNA polymerase II subunit RPB7 (highly similar to uniprot|P34087 Saccharomyces cerevisiae YDR404C RPB7 RNA polymerase II subunit B16 forms two subunit dissociable complex with Rpb4p), with the protein MFFFKDLSLNITLHPSFFGPQMKQYLRTKLLQEVEGTCTGKFGYILCVLDCENVEIERGRILPGDGSAEFTVKYRAVVWKPFKGEVVDGVVSSCTNLGFEVDVGPLSVFVSPFLMPEDLSYNSGSNPPSYQSSEQIITKGSRVRLKIVGARSEVNSIYAIGSIKEDYLGVI; encoded by the coding sequence atgtttttcttcaaagatctttCCCTTAACATCACTCTGCATCCGTCCTTTTTCGGTCCTCAAATGAAGCAGTATCTGAGGACGAAATTGCTGCAGGAAGTGGAAGGAACATGTACTGGTAAGTTCGGGTACATTTTGTGCGTTTTGGACTGTGAAAACGTGGAAATAGAACGTGGAAGAATTCTGCCGGGAGACGGATCTGCTGAGTTTACCGTAAAATATAGAGCAGTGGTATGGAAGCCATTCAAGGGTGAGGTCGTGGATGGCGTGGTATCTAGTTGCACCAACTTAGGTTTTGAGGTCGATGTAGGTCCATTGTCGGTATTCGTATCGCCATTCCTCATGCCTGAAGACCTCTCATACAACAGTGGGTCAAATCCACCCTCATACCAAAGTTCGGAACAGATTATTACCAAAGGCTCCAGAGTAAGGCTAAAAATTGTGGGTGCTAGAAGCGAAGTTAACTCGATTTACGCAATCGGAAGTATCAAGGAAGACTACCTTGGTGTTATATGA
- a CDS encoding KLTH0G02838p (no similarity): MTKHASLCINAKNTAISNGSPQATHWKPQPFKGIQVQTLLACMLDSGCRILHRAAQMFHIRFASILSASSTLFTILLPARPANASSLSGFRIPHAAVTLPVGHFWLPVSLLCPFSFDLYAPMANFRKENLCILLDQVTERVKYFIRHVACF; the protein is encoded by the coding sequence ATGACTAAGCACGCGTCATTGTGCATAAACGCCAAGAACACCGCCATTTCCAACGGTTCTCCACAAGCAACACACTGGAAACCTCAACCTTTCAAAGGAATACAGGTACAGACTCTGCTTGCCTGTATGCTCGACAGCGGCTGCCGCATCCTTCACAGAGCTGCACAGATGTTTCACATTCGCTTTGCGAGCATCCTCAGCGCATCTTCAACGCTTTTCACAATTCTTCTACCGGCTAGGCCGGCAAACGCTAGCAGTTTATCCGGTTTTCGCATACCTCATGCCGCTGTTACACTACCTGTCGGTCATTTTTGGCTACCCGTCAGTCTCTTGTGTCCCTTTTCCTTTGACCTTTACGCCCCGATGgcaaattttcgaaaagagAACTTATGTATACTTCTCGATCAAGTGACGGAAAGAGTCAAATATTTTATACGCCACGTTGCTTGCTTCTAA
- the MCH2 gene encoding Mch2p (similar to uniprot|P36032 Saccharomyces cerevisiae YKL221W MCH2 Protein with similarity to mammalian monocarboxylate permeases which are involved in transport of monocarboxylic acids across the plasma membrane mutant is not deficient in monocarboxylate transport): MTSVNSSYNGSDEEKLEQTKVTENVNRIEVPDGGLRAWGVVAAYFLFNISTWGANAGFSVYLAEYLKVGRFANAGALDYATIGGLAFGAGLFFAPAISYLVHITSAQLVIAVGIALQCAGLLLAAFSANLWELYLTQGVLISFGLAFISIPSITLVPQWFRYKRNLAQGIASGGSGAGGIVFNLGMEKVMRARSVKWALIVQCILCTALSCIGLSLTRTRLKHIWRGQKPKFWFFDREIIKSWGYWFVVLYVSMTMLGYVVLLYSMSAFTVSLGYSQNQGSIVSCMISVGALVGRPFVGFSADRFGAVTVSIVAHLIVAIFSLAMWIPCRNFATALIFSLIVGLFMGSIWSLIAPIIGRVVGLPKMGVCMGMIWTFLSAFGITAPIIGLVLRDENNPTGNNFIRTAIFAGMMYFGSVVALWFLRALLIARDEIATEAKTGSDEGELHLQITFKSWAKGLFKLRNLPRQI; encoded by the coding sequence ATGACTAGTGTAAATTCAAGCTACAACGGCTCCGATGAGGAAAAACTGGAACAAACGAAAGTTACGGAAAACGTTAACCGAATCGAGGTGCCAGATGGAGGACTCAGGGCGTGGGGAGTGGTGGCAGCGTactttcttttcaacatctcGACGTGGGGCGCGAACGCGGGGTTCAGCGTGTATCTGGCGGAGTATCTCAAGGTTGGCCGGTTCGCCAACGCAGGCGCTCTGGACTATGCTACAATCGGGGGCCTGGCGTTCGGTGCTggccttttcttcgctcCGGCGATCTCGTATCTTGTGCACATCACGTCCGCACAGCTGGTGATAGCCGTGGGAATAGCACTGCAGTGCGCggggctgctgctggcggcGTTCTCTGCTAACCTCTGGGAGCTATACCTGACGCAAGGCGTGCTCATTTCATTTGGCCTTGCTTTTATCAGCATTCCCAGCATAACGCTGGTGCCGCAGTGGTTCCGCTACAAGAGGAACCTGGCACAAGGCATTGCGTCCGGCGGCTCTGGCGCAGGTGGTATAGTGTTCAATTTGGGAATGGAAAAAGTCatgcgcgcgcgcagcgtGAAGTGGGCACTGATAGTGCAATGTATACTGTGCACTGCGCTCAGCTGCATTGGGCTCAGCCTTACCAGAACGCGGTTGAAGCATATTTGGAGAGGCCAGAagccaaaattttggttCTTTGATCGCGAAATAATTAAGAGCTGGGGGTACTGGTTCGTGGTGCTATATGTATCCATGACCATGTTGGGCTATGTGGTTTTACTGTACTCAATGTCGGCTTTCACAGTTTCCCTAGGATACTCGCAAAATCAGGGCTCTATCGTTTCCTGCATGATAAGTGTTGGGGCTCTTGTCGGAAGGCCGTTCGTGGGTTTCTCTGCTGACCGCTTTGGAGCCGTCACAGTTTCAATTGTTGCACACTTGATCGTAGCGATTTTTAGTTTGGCCATGTGGATTCCATGCCGGAATTTTGCGACCGCCCTGATCTTTTCGCTTATTGTTGGCCTCTTCATGGGCAGCATTTGGTCATTGATCGCGCCAATAATTGGGCGAGTTGTTGGTCTCCCTAAAATGGGTGTGTGCATGGGCATGATATGGACCTTTCTAAGCGCTTTTGGTATCACTGCGCCCATTATAGGTCTTGTTCTGCGAGATGAAAATAATCCCACTGGTAATAACTTCATCAGAACCGCTATCTTCGCCGGTATGATGTATTTTGGCTCGGTGGTAGCGTTGTGGTTTTTAAGAGCGCTTCTTATTGCAAGGGATGAAATTGCTACAGAGGCTAAAACAGGATCGGACGAAGGTGAACTCCACCTGCAAatcactttcaaaagctgggCGAAAGGTCTCTTCAAACTGCGCAATCTTCCAAGACAGATATAG
- the MRPL23 gene encoding mitochondrial 54S ribosomal protein uL13m (highly similar to uniprot|Q12487 Saccharomyces cerevisiae YOR150W MRPL23 Mitochondrial ribosomal protein of the large subunit) produces the protein MSQKLGHTGLAFARLWHHVDIAQDKRTLGRLASSIALTLIGKHKPVYHPTQDCGDYVVVTNCQQLRVTGKKFEQKTYWSHSQKPGHLKLTTMQKMAENKGYGEILKKAVSGMLPKNKLRKPRLERLKVFDGSEHPYTSNVTAFVDQQPKIAQQLKKLEAK, from the coding sequence ATGTCCCAAAAGCTCGGTCATACAGGGCTTGCCTTTGCGCGTCTTTGGCATCATGTTGATATTGCCCAAGACAAAAGAACCCTCGGAAGACTTGCTTCTTCCATAGCCCTCACTTTGATAGGGAAACACAAGCCAGTATATCATCCAACCCAAGACTGTGGAGACTATGTTGTGGTTACAAACTGTCAACAATTACGTGTTACTGGCAAAAAGTTCGAACAGAAGACGTATTGGTCCCACTCACAGAAGCCTGGCCATTTAAAGCTCACTACAATGCAAAAAATGGCGGAGAACAAGGGATATGGagagatcttgaaaaaggctgtTAGTGGTATGCTGcccaagaacaagctgCGGAAACCCAGACTCGAGAGGCTCAAGGTCTTTGATGGCAGCGAACACCCTTATACTAGCAACGTTACTGCGTTTGTAGATCAGCAGCCGAAGATCGCTCaacagttgaagaagcttgagGCGAAGTAG
- the DIT2 gene encoding putative cytochrome P450 (similar to uniprot|P21595 Saccharomyces cerevisiae YDR402C DIT2 Sporulation-specific enzyme required for spore wall maturation involved in the production of a soluble LL-dityrosine-containing precursor of the spore wall homologous to cytochrome P-450s), producing the protein MDLVILAFLFCLITFGILKIVLPPWNFPRNIPTIPFYVTFLATIWDVDQEDIYEIYLREPLEKYGAVKLYFGSRWNIVVSRPELLAQVFKDEDTFAKSGNHKKIPYGVIAAYTGENVISAHGAIWKTFRRAITPGLQIFDHTPMIKNAEIFCSLISKQLTTSDSDNNEKIHLQSNEQPWELQEKKSGIVLMPELIQRLSLANISEVALGFDIETLTKENSELHVKLKNVKSHIFKSLYLNFPLLDKLPIPSRQRARRFVEDFRECLMEAVETNLLQNYTFEQTAFSSSDLIRSFNKEEISKKQLIDNVVIIMVAGHENPQLLLTTCFYMFAKNQKWQKLVREEVQGCAVENLSELPLLNSFIFECVRMYPPLSQIINRCTSKPCRLGRDIILPRDVYVGYNVLATGRQRSAWGKEAHRFIPERWGDNIDEIMKEWKHRKNTCAMSAFHGGRRACLGEKLALMEVRIAMSAALKGFEWSLAPNWADKVTPAGPLCPAGLKVKFTELA; encoded by the coding sequence ATGGATCTCGTTATTTTGGCGTTTTTGTTCTGCCTTATCACATTTggtattttgaaaattgtGCTACCACCATGGAACTTTCCGAGAAATATCCCCACTATCCCGTTTTATGTCACATTTTTGGCGACAATATGGGATGTTGATCAGGAGGACATCTATGAAATTTACTTACGAGagcctcttgaaaaatacgGTGCTGTAAAGCTATACTTTGGGTCACGCTGGAATATTGTGGTTTCTCGACCTGAGCTACTGGCacaggttttcaaagacgaagatACCTTTGCTAAGAGTGGGAACCATAAGAAGATTCCATACGGGGTGATTGCTGCATATACAGGCGAAAACGTAATATCTGCGCATGGGGCGATCTGGAAAACGTTTCGCCGAGCAATTACACCTGGGTTGCAAATCTTTGACCACACGCCAATgatcaaaaatgcagaGATTTTCTGCTCTCTCATCTCAAAACAGCTGACGACCAGTGATTCCGATAATAACGAGAAAATTCATTTACAATCCAATGAACAACCATGGGAAttacaagaaaagaagtctGGTATTGTTTTGATGCCAGAACTTATTCAAAGGCTTAGTCTTGCGAATATCTCGGAAGTAGCTCTCGGATTTGATATCGAAACTCTGACAAAAGAAAATTCCGAACTTCATGTGAAATTAAAGAACGTCAAATCCCACATATTCAAGTCTCTATACCTAAATTTCCCTTTGCTTGACAAACTGCCTATCCCCTCGCGCCAGCGAGCGAGACGGTTTGTCGAAGATTTTAGGGAGTGCTTGATGGAAGCGGTTGAGACCAATCTGCTCCAAAATTATACTTTTGAACAgacagctttttcttcctccgACCTCATCCGCAGTTTCAACAAAGAGgaaatctcaaagaagcagTTGATTGACAACGTTGTAATAATAATGGTGGCCGGCCATGAGAATCCACAACTTTTACTGACGACATGCTTCTACATGTTCGCCAAAAACCAAAAGTGGCAGAAGCTAGTTAgggaagaagttcaaggttgcgctgttgaaaacctcTCAGAACTTCCTCTTTTGAACAGTTTTATCTTTGAGTGTGTTCGCATGTACCCACCACTGTCCCAAATAATAAATCGCTGCACCTCAAAGCCGTGCCGACTGGGAAGAGATATAATACTGCCAAGGGATGTATATGTGGGCTACAACGTTCTTGCCACTGGTCGTCAGAGATCAGCTTGGGGcaaagaagctcatcgattCATTCCAGAGAGATGGGGAGACAATATTGATGAAATTATGAAAGAATGGAAACACAGGAAGAATACGTGCGCTATGAGCGCGTTTCATGGCGGGCGCCGTGCTTGTTTGGGTGAAAAGCTCGCATTAATGGAGGTGCGGATAGCAATGTCTGCTGCCCTTAAAGGCTTTGAGTGGTCGCTGGCGCCCAACTGGGCCGATAAGGTGACGCCCGCAGGCCCCTTATGCCCCGCAGGCTTGAAGGTGAAATTCACTGAACTTGCTTGA